From one Rosa rugosa chromosome 4, drRosRugo1.1, whole genome shotgun sequence genomic stretch:
- the LOC133706409 gene encoding protein DETOXIFICATION 48, with protein MCNPNPSSPSSFKTHFMNPNKIQTHDEVVDQDQELHRWPTISEALQEIKAIGKISGPTTITGLLLYSRAMISMLFLGYLGELELAGGSLSIGFANITGYSVISGLAMGMEPICGQAYGAKQWKLLGLTLQRTVLLLLSTSIPISFMWFNMKRILLWCGQDEEISSVAHTFILFSIPDLFFLSLLHPLRIYLRTQSITLPLTYCSAISVLLHVPLNFLLVVKLDMGVSGVAIAMVWTNLNLFVLLFSFTYFSNVYKDSWVSPSSDCLRGWSSLLALAIPTCISVCLEWWWYEFMIMLCGLLTNPKATIASMGILIQTTSLVYVFPSSLSLGVSTRIGNELGANRPAKARISMIVSLACAFALGLLAMLFTTLMRHQWGRFFTNDAEILELTAIALPIAGLCELGNCPQTTGCGVLRGSARPTVGANINLGSFYLVGMPVAMLMGFVVKMGFAGLWLGLLAAQGSCALLMLYVMCTTDWMVQVKRASELTAQTNSGTSTATANSSLPITSPPKKQLNDNIKEILCVKDDDNEDELLRSSAVPLETDPLII; from the exons ATGTGTAACCCCAATCCCTCTTCTCCTTCCTCATTCAAAACCCATTTCATGAACCCcaacaaaatccaaacccatgaTGAAGTTGTTGATCAGGATCAAGAACTCCATCGATGGCCAACTATCTCCGAG GCTTTACAAGAAATCAAAGCCATAGGGAAAATCTCTGGTCCAACAACCATCACTGGTCTCCTTCTGTATTCCAGAGCCATGATCTCCATGCTTTTCCTCGGCTATCTCGGCGAGCTTGAGCTCGCCGGAGGCTCTCTCTCAATCGGTTTCGCCAACATCACCGGGTACTCTGTAATATCTGGACTCGCCATGGGAATGGAACCCATTTGCGGACAAGCTTATGGCGCCAAACAATGGAAGCTTCTAGGCCTAACACTTCAGAGAACAGTTCTTCTCTTACTCTCAACGTCCATCCCCATTTCCTTCATGTGGTTCAACATGAAGAGAATCCTCCTTTGGTGTGGCCAAGATGAGGAAATTTCCTCAGTTGCCCACACTTTCATTCTCTTCTCGATTCCTGACCTCTTCTTTCTGTCGCTTCTTCACCCTCTCCGAATCTACTTGAGAACTCAAAGCATCACATTACCACTCACTTATTGCTCTGCCATCTCTGTTCTCCTTCATGTGCCTTTGAATTTCCTCCTCGTGGTTAAGTTGGACATGGGTGTTTCCGGAGTTGCCATAGCCATGGTGTGGACTAATCTGAACCTCTTCGTTCTGTTGTTCTCCTTCACTTATTTCTCAAATGTTTACAAGGACTCCTGGGTTTCTCCGAGCTCCGATTGCCTCCGGGGATGGTCGTCTCTGCTTGCTCTTGCAATCCCAACTTGTATCTCTGTTTGCTTGGAATGGTGGTGGTATGAGTTCATGATAATGCTGTGTGGACTATTGACCAACCCCAAAGCAACAATTGCTTCAATGGGAATACTAATCCAAACCACTTCTCTTGTCTATGTGTTCCCATCATCACTAAGCCTTGGAGTCTCCACAAGAATTGGCAATGAATTAGGGGCCAATAGACCTGCCAAAGCCCGAATCTCGATGATCGTCTCCCTTGCTTGTGCTTTCGCATTAGGCCTACTAGCCATGTTGTTCACAACCTTGATGAGACACCAATGGGGAAGATTCTTCACAAACGACGCGGAAATCCTTGAGCTCACCGCCATTGCATTGCCGATAGCCGGGCTCTGCGAGCTTGGAAACTGCCCACAGACCACCGGCTGCGGCGTTCTAAGGGGAAGCGCAAGACCCACAGTTGGAGCCAACATCAATTTGGGGTCCTTTTACTTGGTGGGCATGCCTGTTGCCATGCTTATGGGGTTCGTCGTCAAAATGGGGTTTGCCGGGCTCTGGTTGGGTTTGCTTGCGGCTCAAGGCTCCTGCGCCTTGCTCATGCTCTATGTTATGTGCACAACAGATTGGATGGTTCAAGTGAAAAGAGCAAGTGAGCTCACCGCCCAAACTAATTCTGGCACTTCAACTGCTACTGCTAATTCGTCATTACCAATAACATCACCACCCAAGAAGCAGCTTAATGATAATATTAAAGAGATTTTATGCGTCAAAGATGATGATAATGAGGATGAGCTTCTGAGGTCATCTGCAGTGCCACTTGAAACGGACCCTCTAATTATCTGA